The DNA sequence CTCGACATCCCGGAGGAAAAACTGGGAATCATCTGGGCTGAGCCAAGCATCAAACTATTAAACTCTAAAGGTCTGAGAAGACAGGAATATGCTTTCAATTGAAGAGGGCTGTAGAGGCACAAAGAAGTCGACTTTACTCACAGGGTGGACAATTGTGGTGTTACTTCCTTCCCCTTAAGGGTGTGTCAAAACAAGAGAAAACATCACCAGGAGAAATGTCATAAATTGTCTGCTGAGTGCTGCTTTGTGGAGAAACCTCTCTGCAGGCCTGGAGAACTGAGCGGAGAGAGTGAAGCTCTGAACTGGGGGTGGATGCAGTGGCCACTGGAAGAAGACTCTTCCCTGGACAGGGCTGAGAGCCTGGAGAGGTGAGGAGTGGAACAAATggcctcctctcctccttccttATATTGGGCTCTGAGTTAGAGCACTCCTCCTCCACAGCTCCAAAGCTGACAGGCCAAAGCTACAGGACAGTCCTTCAGCACCTGATTTTCTTTTGAAGGCTAGGTCCATGCCCATGGCTGCACTTTGTCAGCTGAGGCGTCGTGCTTGGCGCTGACAGCCATTTAcatgtgaaggtctcttcagctcagccccagccctgtggcTTAGTCCATATGCCAAACACCAAGGAAAAATGCCTGCTCCAGGCAGGTAGCTTAGAAAGTCACAGGCATCTCCTTCCTGAGGCTCCCTCAAGGGTGCTGAGCATGGGAAGGAGACTTGGAGCAAAAGTGGGAGGGGAGGAGGCAAGACAAACAAGCATTGGGAGCCATGTGTCCACAGAACTCTTCCACTGTTTGCTGCCTTGCACCACCACTGACTGCTCTGGGGGAAGCCTTACAGAAATGAGAATATTCAGACAAGCACAGGATGAGGAGAAGTGTGTAAaaccaggaggagggaaggagagagcacCCTCAACCACTCCTGAAGGTGTTTTTTTGAGGTGTGTGGGGTAGACAAGCTGATGAGTAACTGAGGTGGTGTGTGACTTGCGCCATGTCCCCGCCCTGGATGTCACCATCTGCCTGACTGTGAGCTGTATTCACCTGTTGTGCTTTACCATAGAAAGGGAGGTCTCCAAGGCCCTCTGTGGTGTGCAGGTGTACAACAGCTCTGTGGTGTGCAGtgtacagcagctctgtggtgttCAGTGTACAGCAGCTCTGAGGTGTGCAGTGTACAACAGCTCTGTGGTATGCAGTGTACAACAGCTCTGTGGTGTTTAGTGTACAGCAGCTCTGAGGTGTTCAGtgtacagcagctctgtggtgtgCACGTGTACAGCAGTTCTGAGGTGTGCAGtgtacagcagctctgtggtgtgCAGTGTACAGCAGCTCTGAGGTGTGCAGtgtacagcagctctgtggtgtgCACGTGTACAGCAGCTCTGAGGTGTGCAGtgtacagcagctctgtggtgtgCAGTGTACAGCAGCTCTGAGGTGTGCAGCCTACAACAGCTCTGAGGTGTGCAGtgtacagcagctctgtggtaTGCAGTGTACAGCAGCTCTGAGGTGTTCAGTGTACAGCAGCTCTGAGGTGTTCAGtgtacagcagctctgtggtgtgCACGtgtacagcagctctgtggtgtgCAGTGTACAGCAGCTCTGAGGTGTGCAGtgtacagcagctctgtggtgttCAGTGTACAGCAGCTGTGTGGTGTGCACGtgtacagcagctctgtggtgtgCAGTGTACAGCAGCTCTGAGGTGTGCAGTGTACAGCAGCTCTGAGGTGTGCAGCCTACAACAGCTCTGAGGTGTGCAGtgtacagcagctctgtggtgtgCAGTGTACAGCAGCTCTGAGGTGTGCAGtgtacagcagctctgtggtgtgCAGTGTACAGCAGCTGTGTGGTGTGCAGtgtacagcagctctgtggtgtgCAGTGTACAGCAGCTCTGAGGTGTGCAGtgtacagcagctctgtggtgtgCAGTGTACAGCAGCTCTCACACCACCAAGCATGTTTTGAATCAAGGACAAGCTCTGTATGTCAGTTCACAGACGAGGCTTGGGCAGAGAACCCTGCTGACCCTGAAATCAAGCACCTTTTTTATCCCCTCTACACCACAGATTGGTAGGTGGCCCAGAAGAGatccctcctcctccaccaAAGGTGGCAGATGCTTAGAGGCAGCAAAAATGCATCACAACCAGCCCTCCCTTATTGCATCCACCGTGCTCATAAGTTAACACCAGCTCAAGTACCCTCTGTGTTAAGAACCTTTTTGCAATAGCCAGCCTAAACCCCCCTGACACCACTTCAGGctattccctcaggtcctgtcactgctcTGAGTACTGTGCCATCTTCTTCACACAACAGTGAAGATTCTTTTCTCCCGTCATTCTGAAGACGGGACAATACTGAACCCAGCTTTTTCTTCAAATATGTCTAAGCTGGTCCACAACTTCATCTGCCTTATTTCTGTAGGCTGATCCCCATGTGAGATTTTGGGTGCAGGTGACACTTGGCATGAGGAATGATAGCAGTTTTAGCATTTACAGCATGATTTTAGAATGGGAACTGACAAAAAGGAGATGGTTGATTTTATGTCCAGGGACAAAACTTCAGATCCCCCTTGAGAGAGCTTCCACATAGCCACCAGAATCCAGTACAACTCTCAGAGGTGGAGGGATGTTGTGACCCTCTCTTTCTCAGTTCATGTCTGAGGAGGAACCTTTCAAACATCCTCCATTCCACTTGCTCCACAAACACGTCAAGTTGGCACCTATGGGACCATAACCTTTACTGACATATTTTTAAGTGATGCAATGCTAACTTTCCACCTTGTCTTCTGATTCTTAGGAAATATCAGCTGGAGAAAGAATAATGGAACACTGTCTAAATGAAAATTGTAACTCCACTTGCCCAGAAATTCCTTATCAAGAGAGTCAGACACTTCTGGTTGCTGTTTACAGCATTGTTTTTGCAATAGGCCTTCCAGCAAATTGCATAACTTCTCTGCTGGCATTTGTACAAATCAAAAGGAATATAGTAGTTGCCATCTACATTTTCAGTTTATCATTGTGTGACCTGATGTATTTATGTACCTTGCCTGTCTGGATTATCTATGTGCAAAATGGGCACAAGTGGACCATGGGTGACACTGCTTGCAGCATAACAGGATTCATCTTTTTCTGCAGTATCTACATCAGCATTCTGCTTTTGTGTTGCATCTCTGTGGATCGTTACATGGCACTGGTGCATTCTCTGGAATCAAGGGGAAGAAGACAACAGAAAAATGCCATCATAATAGTTGGTTTTCTCTTTACTGTGGTTGCAGGAATCCACATGCCAGTATTTTTTATGGAAAATGGGCAAAACTGTACAGAGGTGAAAACCTGCTTTGAGACAGTGCCCCTTAACTTATTATTGGCTTATTTCAGCTGTGCTAGATTCCTGTTTGGATTTTTCATACCCCTCCTGATCCTGATTTTTACAAACTGCAAAATTTTCAGAGCTACaaaaagaagcagcagcttGACTTGTCGTGAGAAAGCCAAAGTGAAGAATGTTGCTATTGCCATTATTACTATTTTCGTGATCTGCTTTGCTCCATATCATCTGGTTCTCATAGTAAGAGCCATATACTTTATGCTTCATCAGGACTGCCCATGTCCATTTGAAAATAAGATATATTCAACTTTTACAGTGTTTCTGTGTTTAGCCACTGCAAACAGCATTGCTGATCCAATCATCTATGTTCTGGTCAGTGAAAACGTCAGAAAAGACTGCTATAGGAGCCTGAGAAGATTGAGATGGAACTTACCCAAGCCAAATTCATCCACCGATCACAATACTGACAACATAAAGTTGGAAACGCTAAAAGAATCAGAGGAAGAGggccaaagaaaataaaactcaaaGAAATAACAGATTCATCTGACATTCAGAAGGCCTGCACCAGTGGCAGAGACCAGGAAAGTGGCAGCTAGCTGGTAGCTGCTGGAACAAATAAGAAGTTCCCAATGCCAGCTGCAGGACACAAGTTTTTACATGCTGACATCATCTTGCACATCCTGCATGGGCCATTAACTCCTTGAGGACACTATGGGAGCAATAATTCACATTTCACATAATTCACATCTCCTACAATAAACTTTGCCCACCAGTATCACTGATGAAAATACTGCTTTGCTAAGGATATGTGAAATAAATGAAGTAATTTACTTGGACTAAAATTGGGATCTTaaaagttttggggttttttttggactGACTCTCATATGAAATAAAACCATTTTTATCTTCTGagcaaaattttttaaaagcattgcAGAGAAGAACAATATACTACTCTTAATGTTGCAATTTTTGCTCCTTGAGGAGGTACATGTTCCAGTTCTCATACATGCACTCTGCTGTTACCGTTTGTGGTTAACCagtggaaaatattaaaaatgagTGAACATTTTCCTCGTACTCTAGCATGTGATTTCAGGTACATCACACATTCCAGGAGAATtagatggcaaaaaaaaaatgcctGATAACACAGACCAACAGTACTGCTGCTGCATTAGTCAAGATTCTGCACTGCCCTGAAATTCCTAAAATGTACAGTTCTAATGCTTGATAGCTTACAATTAGcaaatttttcttgttttgcagTCAGACCAAGAATGCACTGAAATATACAGAAAATGTATACATTTCCAAGCGGAGTAGGGGACTGCTTTTATGCCATCCCCAAATGTTTGCTGAACTCGTGTTTCATTTCTGACTAAGCTAACCCTTCCCTTTTGTTATTGATCCCACTTTTACTGTGCAGGAGTGTGCAGGAGCTATGGGTAGGCTCACAGATGGTGTGGAAGGTTGGCAGTCTGGAGAGCACAGTCCTTCCTCCCCACAGCTGGAACTCCCTCAGACATGCTGGGGCAAATTCCACTGTTGCTGCTGTCACTTCTATTATGAGTAACTTGTTGATGGTAGTACCTTGTGCCTTCTAGCAactatttaaaaagtaaaaatgatACAAATCTGGCAATGTTTATCTAAACAACTTCTTCATATTTTTATGTGATTCAACAGACAGATCATGAACCATTTTGAGTACGAGTTTTAGAGGTTTCATAGCATCATTCCATTTAATCTGTGGTGTTGTATTTCCGTGACATGTTGAAATTGTTATTCACATTGACATTTCTGCATTGAATTAATATTAACCAGCCTTAATACAAATGCAATACTTTTTATCTTAAAACTGCCATAGATATCTTTCTatgttatatttttatatattcttaCACTTTTGTAAATAACCTTTATGCCAGAATTATATATCCTCAATTTACtatatttattatctatttcatttttttaattattgaatGACTCCTCTGGTACTTATATGTGAAATGGCTTTGTCCTCAAAAGTAGTCCACATAATACTAAATTGGAGATTGTTTCTTGGAAGAACATGACATTCCGTTGAGGTGCTAATTAAAAAATTCtggatttctatttttttatgcATCTCAGAGATCAAATTCTCTAAGGTATCATGGAGAGAGCTGCAAGGTGCTGAGTATCTGTAACTTTCAGTTGCTGAAgaattctgcagcagcagcagaacatggCTGCTGACAGCCCCTGCCAGACAGAGCACTGGTGACTCATCTCTGAAGATGTACATGCAAACCACCTGACCTCAGGATTTTCATAGTCTGAAATCAAACCTTAATGAAAAGCAGCAGTGAGTTTAGAAGAAACCAGAAGTACAGGCTTCTGAACTCATTGACATGGATGTAAGTTAGCTATTGACCTCGATGAATTTAAATATCTCTGATGATTTTCCTCTGATAAGGAGTGAGTGttgagggaggggattgtcctgccctgcgctgagctgctgtggcctCACCTCAAGTCCTGCGTGCAGTTTTAGGAGCCACCATATAAAGATGACATTAAACTGTGGCTCTCCTGCAGTCACAGTGTTGGAATGCTGGCTAGCAAAGCTCCCTGAGTGACCAGAGGGGCACACAGGACAGGCTGCCCCTGAGCTTCCACCGAGGTCTTCCAGGTGGCAGTGGGTGCAGCACTGTGGGTGACACTGCAGCACGACACCACCAGGAACCCAAGGGAAAGAACCAAAGGAGAGGACACTCGTGTGCAGTCCAATGGAGCTTATTCAAAGATGGGTCAGGGAGGAGTGACAAGGGAACAGTGATCGGCTAGGGTTTTTAAAGGAGGCTACTTTAGGGAGTGGGAACACCACATAACTAATGGGAGAACACTCAGAGAGGAGCATGGGATCTAACAAGACCAATGGGGTTAAcacaggggagggagaagccTCTAAAACAAATCAACGGTTGGAACCAGGGCATCGAACATTCAGGAACAAAAGGGATGGATCTAGGTTGATGGACAAGGGAAGGGGACAGCACAGCTTGGACAGACAGGTCTATaccagggaaggaaggaagggaagagcaGGGAAACAGGCAGGGTGAGTGGCGGCTAAGAGCGGGAAAACTTAGGAGTAAACAACTTGGGAGAAACCATTGTGAGGGGATAAAACAGGGGTACAGGGatcaaaacattttgtttaATTAACATTGAACTACTAACTGTTGCAATTGAAACAACTGTAGACCTCATAAAACACGCTGCCACATCACGCTATTAGAGAACAACCAAAGGAGGGCCATGAGTATGGTCAAAACTCTGGAGGGGAGGATATGAGGAGTGTCTGaagtcacttggtctgttcagcctggagtcTGAGGGGAGACCTCGTCATGGTAGGAATCAAGGGAGCGGGCACTGGTGTCTTCTCtctggtgacagggacaggacccgAGGGATGTCCTGAAGCTGAGGCAGAGGGGACTTAGGTCAGATGttagaaaaaggttcttcacccagagggtgactgagcactggaacaagcatcccagggaaatggtcacaacACCAACCCTGAGAGAGtacaagaagcatttggacaatgctctcaggtgCCCTGCACAGAGTCAGGAGTTGGGACTTGAGGATCCTTGTAGATCTCTTCCAACACAGGATATTCTACAATTCTGTGAACCAACATTAGAACCCAGTGGCACAGATGCAGGGGCCAGGGATTATAAAGGTCTGATGCAACAGCTGCAGTTCTGCTGCCTTAATGAAGGTGCATGCTGTTCTAAATTACTATGTCATTCTGCATCTTCTCTTCATGAAAATCCTTGGAGTTTCTTTGTTCAGCCACACTCTGAAACAAAAGCTTTAGAAGTGACAGACTTGTGCAGCCTGATCTAATTTAAAAGTTTACCTAGATAATCTCCAGAGATGCTTTCCAAACTAAAATATTCTGTGATAGATTACTGAAGGGATCAGGGGCCTGGTACCAAGCAACATATCCACATGGGAAAACTGCATATGCTGACTTCTTGGGATAAACAGAAA is a window from the Zonotrichia albicollis isolate bZonAlb1 chromosome 6, bZonAlb1.hap1, whole genome shotgun sequence genome containing:
- the GPR132 gene encoding putative G-protein coupled receptor 132 gives rise to the protein MEHCLNENCNSTCPEIPYQESQTLLVAVYSIVFAIGLPANCITSLLAFVQIKRNIVVAIYIFSLSLCDLMYLCTLPVWIIYVQNGHKWTMGDTACSITGFIFFCSIYISILLLCCISVDRYMALVHSLESRGRRQQKNAIIIVGFLFTVVAGIHMPVFFMENGQNCTEVKTCFETVPLNLLLAYFSCARFLFGFFIPLLILIFTNCKIFRATKRSSSLTCREKAKVKNVAIAIITIFVICFAPYHLVLIVRAIYFMLHQDCPCPFENKIYSTFTVFLCLATANSIADPIIYVLVSENVRKDCYRSLRRLRWNLPKPNSSTDHNTDNIKLETLKESEEEGQRK